Genomic window (Streptomyces sp. NBC_01431):
AGGCCCTGGAAGAAGCCTCGGCGGCCGACCAGGAGACACCCGATACCGGAACGGCCGAACAGGCCGACACCGGAAGGATGTTGACCCTGGCGGGTGGGCTCGGCGAACTGCCGAAACCGGAGATGGACCCGCAGGTCAAGGTGGAGCAGCGAACGCTGCTCATGGCCGAGATGGAGCGGATGTTCGCCGGCGGCGCTGCCGCCGACCCTCAGGTGCCCGAGCAGCGGACCGGCCGCGGCGCCCACCGGGCGGCGTCGCTCCGGAAATTGCGACCCCGCTCCCGCTGGTCCAAGGGCATCGCGGCGGGCGGACTCAGCATCGGTGTGGCAGCGGGCGCGTTCAGCGGAGTGGCCGCTGCGAGTTCCGACGCCCTTCCCGGTGATTCCCTGTACGGGCTGAAGCGCGGCATGGAAGACCTGAAGCTCGGTATGGCCGACGACGACGCCAGCCGGGGTGAGCTCTACCTCGACCAGGCGTCCACCCGGCTCTCCGAGGCGCGCCGCCTGATGGAGCGGGGTCGTGCGGGCGACCTCGACCACGAGCAGCTCGGGGAGGTCCGCCGCGCCCTGAACGGCATGGAGCACGACGCCTCCGAAGGCCACCGCCTGCTGCACGAGGCCTATGCGCGGGACGGCTCCATCGCCCCCATCGCCGCGCTGAACTCGTTCGCCCAGGCGCACCGCGACAGTTGGAGCAAACTCCGCGGCAAGCTGCCCGCCCAGCTGACCGATGTCGGCGACAAGGTGAGCTCAGTCTTCGCCGCCATAGACCAGGAGGTCGGGCCGCTCCAGTCGATGCTGCCCAAGACGTCGTCCACGACGCACGGCCGGACCGGCTCGTCGCGCCCCGGCGCCTCCTCCGGCACCGCTCACCCGTCCACCCCGTCCTCGTCCGGCTCCTCGGGCCACGGCACGCCGCCCACCAGTGGCAAGCCGCAGCCTTCGGGCCCCCCGTCGAACGAGGGCCTCCTCGGCGGCAACACGGGCGGCCTGTTCGAGCCGGGCACCGGGGTCACCGCCCCCGGCCAGCCGGGCCAGCCCGCCAGGCCCCCGGTCCCGGACGTCACCCTGCCCCCGCTCCTGCCGGGCCTGCTGCCGGGCCTGGGCATTGACGGGGACAAGACGGAGAAGACGGAGTAGGTACGGATGTGACTGAGGGGCCGGGGTTCTCCCCGGCCCCTCAGTCACATCCGGCGCGACCCGCGCCCGCAACAGAACACCCACAACAGAACCCGGACCTCAGAAGAACCCCGGACCCCAGAGGCACCCCGGGCCTCAGAAGAACACGGACCTCCGCTGCACGAGCAGCTTGTACAGCGTGTGCTGGATCTGCTCCCGCACCTGGTCCGTGAGGTTGAACATCAGCATCGGGTCCTCCGCCGCCTCCGGCGGATACCCGTCCGTCGGGATCGGCTCGCCGAACTGGATCGTCCACTTCGTCGGCAGCGGCACGAGCCCCATCGGGCCGAGCCACGGGAACGTCGGCGTGATGGGGAAGTACGGGATCCCAAGCAGCCGGGCCAGCGTCTTGGCGTTCCCGATCATCGGGTAGATCTCCTCCGCGCCGACGATCGAGCACGGCACGATGGGCGTGCCCGCCTTCAGCGCCGTCGACACGAAGCCGCCCCGC
Coding sequences:
- a CDS encoding DUF5667 domain-containing protein, which codes for MIANVSAHRRANAFAQALEEASAADQETPDTGTAEQADTGRMLTLAGGLGELPKPEMDPQVKVEQRTLLMAEMERMFAGGAAADPQVPEQRTGRGAHRAASLRKLRPRSRWSKGIAAGGLSIGVAAGAFSGVAAASSDALPGDSLYGLKRGMEDLKLGMADDDASRGELYLDQASTRLSEARRLMERGRAGDLDHEQLGEVRRALNGMEHDASEGHRLLHEAYARDGSIAPIAALNSFAQAHRDSWSKLRGKLPAQLTDVGDKVSSVFAAIDQEVGPLQSMLPKTSSTTHGRTGSSRPGASSGTAHPSTPSSSGSSGHGTPPTSGKPQPSGPPSNEGLLGGNTGGLFEPGTGVTAPGQPGQPARPPVPDVTLPPLLPGLLPGLGIDGDKTEKTE